One stretch of Scophthalmus maximus strain ysfricsl-2021 chromosome 12, ASM2237912v1, whole genome shotgun sequence DNA includes these proteins:
- the LOC118317308 gene encoding zinc finger protein 420-like isoform X2, with translation MDSSVVSASSKEDPLPMASLRLLVPPLQLMTASMWQVLKKQDVMNYWNVAEFVTLVTDMVPELLVYKHRTQLNLGLRARYILELFRLEQLVEPDSILSHLDKMKSKQHPDQTKESEEEEVAVNFLELIQTLIKDPEERRDFFLVFPAEYGPQYDGDLQTLFGDFLCRLTQLLPVPDLEQTVSWLGAEFSLLEDCVHSLSKSTDVKNLLAHHKDLGHLEQHVPPSSMGDSILSSLSTVLPRRVAKTTEQPNQSGPLQGLSDETHHVSFVDDVAVEIITVTDYAEVELGASTDVEAVLGEHCYERTERCTETEDSSVVPPEKTTREDKVDKAGGGATRETVESGLTNVIQPEVNKDDPDSSQHKVSVGPHDCPDCEKKFKFASSLIAHRVIHTGERPHRCNDCGRCFSFRQSLDRHRHTHKTGRKYDCAVCGKTFRSLSARTEHKQTHIEDGVYACHQCNRKFTWELALARHLKTHPTDEPTGSQKDGLVISDVNVCEDPIKATEPDCDVQAEDNGDQDPENAKGESGEQAPCEFGGPVPELNDHQVSPVKVRTSGRKRKPTMKIQVINLQKCMTTKRMEIARVNPPDLKPLPYSCEEHSYGSPMASSKDRCETAFSCPKCSFHHSDEVQVQQHIDGLHSAEEEDKPTPQPLADDEERFSCGGCEKSFKFQSLLKAHQRIHTGEQPFLCSQCGCRFSFKQSLERHRQTHKSGRKYECLICGEFFKSLVAQREHKSTHMENGEYLCSECGRAFAWKSALVRHLKIHGEDADQVERSFKCPHCDLGFSCVNYLNRHLQTHQEERVHTCNCGKSFAYRAALTAHQRIHQKERPHTCTQCGKGFLYKGGLLSHMKIHSEEMPFMCSFCGKSFKRERSMKKHERCHTRENVFGCSQCDKSFVYKATLTRHELTHSGERPYLCSDCGKGFFSHAELLKHERFHTGHKPFQCPHCDKKFTQSCYLTIHLRYHTGIRPYSCTECDKRFLSANRLKRHQRTHSGEKPYLCVECGKGFRQSYNLKMHQRTHIMKLT, from the exons ATGGACTCAAGCGTTGTCTCGGCCAGTTCCAAAG aagaCCCCTTACCTATGGCGTCACTGCGCCTCCTGGTCCCGCCTTTGCAGCTCATGACAGCCTCTATGTGGCAGGTGCTGAAGAAACAAGACGTCATGAACTACTGGAATGTGGCAGAGTTTGTCACCTTGGTTACGGACATGGTCCCAGAGCTGCTGGTGTACAAGCACAGGACACAACTGAACCTGGGATTGAGAGCCAGG TATATCCTTGAGTTGTTTCGCCTTGAACAGCTTGTGGAACCTGACTCCATCTTATCTCACCTGGACAAGATGAAATCAAAGCAGCACCCCGACCAG ACGAAAGAATcggaagaagaggaagtagCCGTTAACTTTCTGGAATTGATCCAGACTCTGATCAAAGATCCTGAAGAGAGACGGGACTTTTTCTTG GTATTCCCTGCGGAGTATGGACCCCAGTATGACGGTGATCTGCAGACACTGTTTGGGGATTTCCTCTGTCGATTGACTCAGCTGTTGCCGGTTCCCGACCTCGAACAG ACTGTGTCCTGGCTTGGAGCTGAATTCTCACTTTTGGAGGATTGTGTACATTCATTGTCCAAGTCTACGGACGTGAAAAATTTACTCGCGCACCACAAAGACTTGGGGCATTTAGAGCAACATG TTCCACCATCAAGCATGGGTGACAGcatcctttcctccctctctacAGTTCTTCCTCGCAGAGTGGCAAAAACTACAGAGCAACCCAACCAATCGGGTCCACTGCAAGGCCTCAGCGATGAAACACACCACGTGTCATTTGTTGACGATGTAGCGGTTGAAATAATTACAGTGACGGATTATGCAGAGGTTGAATTAGGGGCAAGCACCGACGTTGAGGCGGTACTCGGAGAACACTGCTACGAAAGAACAGAAAGGTGCACGGAGACCGAGGATTCGTCGGTAGTGCCTCCTGAAAAGACGACCAGGGAGGACAAAGTTGATAAAGCCGGAGGAGGAGCGACACGAGAAACGGTTGAAAGTGGTTTGACAAACGTCATCCAACCAGAAGTTAACAAAGACGACCCAGATTCCTCCCAGCATAAAGTCTCTGTTGGTCCTCATGACTGCCCCGACTGTGAGAAGAAATTCAAGTTTGCCTCTTCACTAATCGCCCACAGGGTCATCCACACTGGCGAGCGCCCCCACCGCTGCAATGACTGTGGTCGCTGCTTCTCTTTCAGACAGTCCCTCgacaggcacaggcacacgcacaaaaCCGGACGCAAGTACGACTGCGCCGTCTGCGGCAAGACCTTCCGCTCCTTGTCGGCCCGCACAGAGCACAAGCAAACGCACATAGAAGACGGTGTTTACGCATGCCACCAGTGCAACAGGAAGTTCACCTGGGAGCTGGCGCTCGCAAGGCACTTAAAAACTCATCCCACTGACGAGCCCACAGGGAGCCAAAAGGATGGGCTCGTTATAAGTGATGTAAATGTTTGCGAGGATCCTATTAAAGCTACTGAGCCTGACTGCGATGTGCAAGCAGAGGATAATGGTGATCAGGATCCAGAGAATGCAAAAGGGGAGAGCGGTGAGCAGGCCCCCTGTGAGTTTGGAGGGCCGGTCCCTGAACTCAATGATCATCAAGTGTCCCCCGTGAAGGTCCGCACAAGTGGGCGCAAACGCAAGCCGACCATGAAGATTCAGGTGATAAATTTACAGAAGTGCATGACGACAAAGAGAATGGAGATCGCCAGGGTCAACCCTCCTGACCTGAAGCCTTTGCCTTACAGCTG TGAAGAGCACTCTTATGGGTCGCCCATGGCCTCTTCCAAGGACAGGTGTGAAA CTGCTTTCTCTTGTCCAAAGTGCTCCTTCCACCATTCAGATGAAGTGCAGGTCCAGCAGCACATCGACGGCCTTCactctgctgaggaggaggacaagccGACCCCTCAGCCTCTCGCCGACGACGAAGAGCGGTTTAGTTGTGGAGGCTGCGAGAAGAGCTTCAAGTTCCAGTCTTTGCTAAAAGCCCACCAGCGCATCCACACAGGCGAGCAGCCCTTCCTATGTTCTCAGTGCGGCTGCCGCTTTTCCTTCAAACAGTCGCTGGAGCGGCACAGGCAGACGCACAAGTCTGGACGCAAGTATGAGTGCCTGATCTGCGGGGAGTTTTTCAAGTCACTGGTGGCTCAGAGGGAGCACAAGAGCACGCACATGGAGAACGGTGAGTACCTGTGTTCCGAGTGCGGCCGGGCGTTTGCCTGGAAGTCGGCTCTGGTGAGGCACCTGAAGATCCACGGCGAGGACGCGGATCAGGTGGAGCGTTCGTTCAAGTGCCCTCACTGTGACCTGGGCTTCAGCTGCGTCAACTACCTCAACAGGCACCTCCAGACCCACCAGGAGGAGCGAGTGCACACGTGCAACTGCGGGAAGAGCTTTGCCTACCGGGCTGCGCTCACCGCACACCAGCGCATCCATCAGAAGGAGCGgccgcacacatgcacgcagtgCGGTAAGGGGTTCCTCTACAAGGGGGGTCTGCTCAGCCACATGAAGATCCACTCGGAGGAGATGCCCTTTATGTGCTCCTTCTGTGGCAAGAGCTTCAAGAGGGAACGCAGCATGAAGAAGCACGAGCGTTGCCACACCAGGGAAAACGTTTTCGGCTGCTCGCAGTGCGACAAGAGCTTCGTCTACAAGGCCACGCTGACCCGACACGAGCTGACTCACTCGGGCGAGAGGCCGTACCTCTGCTCCGACTGCGGGAAGGGTTTCTTTTCCCATGCCGAGCTCCTGAAGCACGAGCGTTTCCACACGGGCCACAAGCCCTTCCAGTGCCCCCACTGCGACAAGAAATTCACCCAGTCGTGCTACCTGACCATCCACCTGCGCTACCACACTGGAATCCGGCCATACTCGTGCACCGAGTGCGACAAGCGCTTCCTGAGTGCCAACCGCCTGAAAAGACACCAGCGAACGCATTCGGGGGAAAAGCCATACCTGTGTGTAGAATGTGGGAAGGGTTTCAGGCAGTCCTACAATCTCAAAATGCACCAACGGACACACATCATGAAGTTAACGTAG
- the LOC118317308 gene encoding zinc finger protein 420-like isoform X3: MDSSVVSASSKEDPLPMASLRLLVPPLQLMTASMWQVLKKQDVMNYWNVAEFVTLVTDMVPELLVYKHRTQLNLGLRARLVEPDSILSHLDKMKSKQHPDQTKESEEEEVAVNFLELIQTLIKDPEERRDFFLEVFPAEYGPQYDGDLQTLFGDFLCRLTQLLPVPDLEQTVSWLGAEFSLLEDCVHSLSKSTDVKNLLAHHKDLGHLEQHVPPSSMGDSILSSLSTVLPRRVAKTTEQPNQSGPLQGLSDETHHVSFVDDVAVEIITVTDYAEVELGASTDVEAVLGEHCYERTERCTETEDSSVVPPEKTTREDKVDKAGGGATRETVESGLTNVIQPEVNKDDPDSSQHKVSVGPHDCPDCEKKFKFASSLIAHRVIHTGERPHRCNDCGRCFSFRQSLDRHRHTHKTGRKYDCAVCGKTFRSLSARTEHKQTHIEDGVYACHQCNRKFTWELALARHLKTHPTDEPTGSQKDGLVISDVNVCEDPIKATEPDCDVQAEDNGDQDPENAKGESGEQAPCEFGGPVPELNDHQVSPVKVRTSGRKRKPTMKIQVINLQKCMTTKRMEIARVNPPDLKPLPYSCEEHSYGSPMASSKDRCETAFSCPKCSFHHSDEVQVQQHIDGLHSAEEEDKPTPQPLADDEERFSCGGCEKSFKFQSLLKAHQRIHTGEQPFLCSQCGCRFSFKQSLERHRQTHKSGRKYECLICGEFFKSLVAQREHKSTHMENGEYLCSECGRAFAWKSALVRHLKIHGEDADQVERSFKCPHCDLGFSCVNYLNRHLQTHQEERVHTCNCGKSFAYRAALTAHQRIHQKERPHTCTQCGKGFLYKGGLLSHMKIHSEEMPFMCSFCGKSFKRERSMKKHERCHTRENVFGCSQCDKSFVYKATLTRHELTHSGERPYLCSDCGKGFFSHAELLKHERFHTGHKPFQCPHCDKKFTQSCYLTIHLRYHTGIRPYSCTECDKRFLSANRLKRHQRTHSGEKPYLCVECGKGFRQSYNLKMHQRTHIMKLT; this comes from the exons ATGGACTCAAGCGTTGTCTCGGCCAGTTCCAAAG aagaCCCCTTACCTATGGCGTCACTGCGCCTCCTGGTCCCGCCTTTGCAGCTCATGACAGCCTCTATGTGGCAGGTGCTGAAGAAACAAGACGTCATGAACTACTGGAATGTGGCAGAGTTTGTCACCTTGGTTACGGACATGGTCCCAGAGCTGCTGGTGTACAAGCACAGGACACAACTGAACCTGGGATTGAGAGCCAGG CTTGTGGAACCTGACTCCATCTTATCTCACCTGGACAAGATGAAATCAAAGCAGCACCCCGACCAG ACGAAAGAATcggaagaagaggaagtagCCGTTAACTTTCTGGAATTGATCCAGACTCTGATCAAAGATCCTGAAGAGAGACGGGACTTTTTCTTG GAGGTATTCCCTGCGGAGTATGGACCCCAGTATGACGGTGATCTGCAGACACTGTTTGGGGATTTCCTCTGTCGATTGACTCAGCTGTTGCCGGTTCCCGACCTCGAACAG ACTGTGTCCTGGCTTGGAGCTGAATTCTCACTTTTGGAGGATTGTGTACATTCATTGTCCAAGTCTACGGACGTGAAAAATTTACTCGCGCACCACAAAGACTTGGGGCATTTAGAGCAACATG TTCCACCATCAAGCATGGGTGACAGcatcctttcctccctctctacAGTTCTTCCTCGCAGAGTGGCAAAAACTACAGAGCAACCCAACCAATCGGGTCCACTGCAAGGCCTCAGCGATGAAACACACCACGTGTCATTTGTTGACGATGTAGCGGTTGAAATAATTACAGTGACGGATTATGCAGAGGTTGAATTAGGGGCAAGCACCGACGTTGAGGCGGTACTCGGAGAACACTGCTACGAAAGAACAGAAAGGTGCACGGAGACCGAGGATTCGTCGGTAGTGCCTCCTGAAAAGACGACCAGGGAGGACAAAGTTGATAAAGCCGGAGGAGGAGCGACACGAGAAACGGTTGAAAGTGGTTTGACAAACGTCATCCAACCAGAAGTTAACAAAGACGACCCAGATTCCTCCCAGCATAAAGTCTCTGTTGGTCCTCATGACTGCCCCGACTGTGAGAAGAAATTCAAGTTTGCCTCTTCACTAATCGCCCACAGGGTCATCCACACTGGCGAGCGCCCCCACCGCTGCAATGACTGTGGTCGCTGCTTCTCTTTCAGACAGTCCCTCgacaggcacaggcacacgcacaaaaCCGGACGCAAGTACGACTGCGCCGTCTGCGGCAAGACCTTCCGCTCCTTGTCGGCCCGCACAGAGCACAAGCAAACGCACATAGAAGACGGTGTTTACGCATGCCACCAGTGCAACAGGAAGTTCACCTGGGAGCTGGCGCTCGCAAGGCACTTAAAAACTCATCCCACTGACGAGCCCACAGGGAGCCAAAAGGATGGGCTCGTTATAAGTGATGTAAATGTTTGCGAGGATCCTATTAAAGCTACTGAGCCTGACTGCGATGTGCAAGCAGAGGATAATGGTGATCAGGATCCAGAGAATGCAAAAGGGGAGAGCGGTGAGCAGGCCCCCTGTGAGTTTGGAGGGCCGGTCCCTGAACTCAATGATCATCAAGTGTCCCCCGTGAAGGTCCGCACAAGTGGGCGCAAACGCAAGCCGACCATGAAGATTCAGGTGATAAATTTACAGAAGTGCATGACGACAAAGAGAATGGAGATCGCCAGGGTCAACCCTCCTGACCTGAAGCCTTTGCCTTACAGCTG TGAAGAGCACTCTTATGGGTCGCCCATGGCCTCTTCCAAGGACAGGTGTGAAA CTGCTTTCTCTTGTCCAAAGTGCTCCTTCCACCATTCAGATGAAGTGCAGGTCCAGCAGCACATCGACGGCCTTCactctgctgaggaggaggacaagccGACCCCTCAGCCTCTCGCCGACGACGAAGAGCGGTTTAGTTGTGGAGGCTGCGAGAAGAGCTTCAAGTTCCAGTCTTTGCTAAAAGCCCACCAGCGCATCCACACAGGCGAGCAGCCCTTCCTATGTTCTCAGTGCGGCTGCCGCTTTTCCTTCAAACAGTCGCTGGAGCGGCACAGGCAGACGCACAAGTCTGGACGCAAGTATGAGTGCCTGATCTGCGGGGAGTTTTTCAAGTCACTGGTGGCTCAGAGGGAGCACAAGAGCACGCACATGGAGAACGGTGAGTACCTGTGTTCCGAGTGCGGCCGGGCGTTTGCCTGGAAGTCGGCTCTGGTGAGGCACCTGAAGATCCACGGCGAGGACGCGGATCAGGTGGAGCGTTCGTTCAAGTGCCCTCACTGTGACCTGGGCTTCAGCTGCGTCAACTACCTCAACAGGCACCTCCAGACCCACCAGGAGGAGCGAGTGCACACGTGCAACTGCGGGAAGAGCTTTGCCTACCGGGCTGCGCTCACCGCACACCAGCGCATCCATCAGAAGGAGCGgccgcacacatgcacgcagtgCGGTAAGGGGTTCCTCTACAAGGGGGGTCTGCTCAGCCACATGAAGATCCACTCGGAGGAGATGCCCTTTATGTGCTCCTTCTGTGGCAAGAGCTTCAAGAGGGAACGCAGCATGAAGAAGCACGAGCGTTGCCACACCAGGGAAAACGTTTTCGGCTGCTCGCAGTGCGACAAGAGCTTCGTCTACAAGGCCACGCTGACCCGACACGAGCTGACTCACTCGGGCGAGAGGCCGTACCTCTGCTCCGACTGCGGGAAGGGTTTCTTTTCCCATGCCGAGCTCCTGAAGCACGAGCGTTTCCACACGGGCCACAAGCCCTTCCAGTGCCCCCACTGCGACAAGAAATTCACCCAGTCGTGCTACCTGACCATCCACCTGCGCTACCACACTGGAATCCGGCCATACTCGTGCACCGAGTGCGACAAGCGCTTCCTGAGTGCCAACCGCCTGAAAAGACACCAGCGAACGCATTCGGGGGAAAAGCCATACCTGTGTGTAGAATGTGGGAAGGGTTTCAGGCAGTCCTACAATCTCAAAATGCACCAACGGACACACATCATGAAGTTAACGTAG